The following proteins are encoded in a genomic region of Nicotiana sylvestris chromosome 4, ASM39365v2, whole genome shotgun sequence:
- the LOC138890321 gene encoding secreted RxLR effector protein 161-like, with product MDNSKKGYLPIGTRTTLSREDCPKTPEEREHMSRIPYTSAVGAILYTMTCTRPDVAYALGVTSRYQANPGEEHWKVVKTIIKYLTRTEDQFLIYGDSELKLEGYTDASFFSDRDDSKSIFGYVFTFNGGTVSWKSSKQAIVADLVTEAEYITASETTKEVVWMKKFLTELGVVPSIEGAVLLLCDNTGSIAQAKEPR from the coding sequence ATGGATAATTCCAAAAAAGGCTATCTACCAATAGGCACTAGAACTACTctcagtagggaggattgtcctaaaacacctgaagagagagaacacatgagtaggatcccatacactagtgcagtgggagctatcctgtataccatgacatgtacacgtcctgatgtggcttatgcacttggagtgactagccgATATCAGGCAAATCCTGGTGAGGAACATTGGAAGGTGGTGAAGACCATTATTAAGTACTTAACAAGGACTGaagaccaattcctcatctatggagattctgagttgaaacttgaaggttatactgatgcaagtttcttttcagatagagatgatagcaaatctatttttggttatgtattcacctttAATGGTGGTACggtgagttggaaaagttccaaacaagctaTAGTAGCTGATTTagtgactgaagcagaatatataaCAGCTAGTGAAACTACTAAGGAAGTtgtatggatgaaaaagttcttaactgaacttggcgtggttccttcaatagaaggTGCGGTTCTACTGTTGTGTGACAATACTGGATccattgctcaagcaaaagaaccaagATAA